gaattgctccaaattttcaaaaaactgtaaatttttatagtagatttgggcttgttcggttaccttatatGAAGAACAGGTTactgaactcatctgaaagtgtaattCGGTTACttcttccaaacacgcaggttacctaACTCGCTCTTTAATAGAGGTTTTAGTCGTTCGGTAAatagacatgttaccgaactttgtttatacgatttacagagtaatgttcgattggttcgcaaactttaacccaacaacatatctaaccgaattCCACATGTATGAAATTAATGAAGAGTTCGGTTggtcaagattttttgcgaacaaaccgaacggagtaggcaaagttcggttaaatcataactcaacatagtgggaaaaataacacagttcggttacattgtgtctttttttttttttttttttgtattatgggtagaaTTCGGTTATTAACTAGTTtcagaattttttgcgaaccaaccgaacacaatatattggttttaaaTGAGGAGTTCAGgtaaaactattttttgcgaaccaaccgaacacaatatattggttttcagTGAGGAtttcggttaaaactattttttgtgaaccaaccaaactCGGAGTTAGGTTACGAAaaataaattcgtgataaccgaagtgttcttcgtgttcctggtttcagaatgttcggttaaaactagttttttttttaaactattcctaaccgaacatgccactttaacttccatttaaaccatattttaatgatttctactcaatttacccaatcatttgatgatttctactcaatctaCCCTataaaaaaagaattaaaaatgattgatgggtttttcaatcgaacgaggaacatcaaggaaagagagaagaagaagagaatatttttttttttcaaaactaaaaaatttcgattcccctccaatttttgtttttgattttgattttggttaataaattcatttagattagatgtatatgattagatttatatagttattaggttagtttaatttaaattaaaataaagggTAGATATGtattacctaactttaggacatcccttataaatatagggaggttggcttaataagaccatggtccccaaaaaatcgttctatttTATAGCAGGGCTGAATTGGGAGCCATGACACATTTTATACCCACACCCAAAAATATATGGGGCTTCCAAAAATGAGGGTGAAATACCTATTTTATCCTTCTCTAATAACTAAACCTAAAATCCTAATACTAATCGAGTGAGGCCCccattctcttttcaaaacaaaactcttcttcttctcctccccttTCTCTGCACCTACATCTTCTCCATTAACGACtcggaggaattttttttttctcaaccaATTCTTCGCGTAATCGTCGATTagttttaatcgacgattaacgattaacttcttctacaaacatgGCTCGTACAAAGTAGAccgctagaaaggaaaatcaaataCCTAATCTGGTAGATGCAGTTAATGCAGCGAAGGAGCATCAGAAACTGagcaaaaaatcaaatcagtCGGTGAAGGAAATGGCTCCGATCAGAAGGTATGTTCACTAAAACCCCCAACTGTAACTtgggtttgtgtttaatttgatgttcTACTGAAAATTAGGGCTTGAATCGGGAAAATAGGATTCTCAGAAATTGAGTCGTTAATCACTAGGTTTTATTTCTTAACGATTTTGCGGATGCATGtaaatttcatcaaaaattgttAATCATTAGGGTGGCGGAGAAAACGATCCTTGCTGTAATCTTTTTTATAGGTTAGAATCgttaacaaatatttttttttcttaacgatttttgatctGCATGTTAAGTTAataaaaaatcgttaaccattggtAATATGTGAAAAAGACTCTAATTAGGTTGTGTGCTAGTTTCTATAGACGACCCTTTTTATTCATCAACGACTCTATGATATGCCTAAACACACCTGTCCCAAATAATGAAAGGGtcgtttatttttaaaaaaaaatctgacgACCCTATGGTATGCCTAAACACATCTTTGTCCCAAATAATGAAAGGGtcgtttatttttttaaaaaaatctgACGACCCTTTGATATGCCTAAACAGATCTCTTTCCCAAATAATGAAAGCGtcgtttattttaaaaaaaaaattctgacgaccctttgatatttcttgttttgttgtctTGACCTATAGTAGCAAGAATAAAAAAGATAAGCTTGCACTGGTAACTCCTCCATCCAGAGCTCCCCGCAACACAAAATACCTAAATGCCGGTCTATTACAAGGAAAAACACCGAGTGAGGTAGCCTTACTTATCCGCGAACCCAGAGACCCATGTGATGATTCATCTGAATTGTCCTCTTCATCCTCTCCTGTTATATCTGCAACTGGAAGCATAGAAGAAGAAGTCGCAGAACATGAAGAAATTGCTTTAGGAGGTGAATATGTtgcttatgatgatgatgatggtgatgatggtgatgatggtaatAGTGGTGATGGTGGGGATGGTGGTAATCATGGAAATGAGGTGGAGGAGATTCAGGAGGATGatgatgaaggtaatgatgatgatgatgatgatgatgaggatgaggatggaAATGGTGGTGCTAGCGGTGATGAAGAGGGGGATgaggatgatgataatgatgaaaaTGGTAAGGAAAGAAatgatggtagtggtggtgatgatgatgatgatgaggaggaggaggaggaggagattcaGGAGGATGCGGCGCAAACACAGCCACAATCACAACCACAGCCGAAGAAGAAAGTTCCAAATGCACCGAGTGCGCGACACATTCCACCCACGCGTTTGCAGCTTACTCATCTACCCGGTGGGAAAGCCAGAGGTGAACCTAAAGATGGAggcaaagttctatttggatatgATAGCTCGTGGACCCGTACCATAAATGAGACAATTGTAACGATCTCAACTTTGCTTTTCATATCATTTGTTGATATTTTAATTTCTTATGTTTTAATTCTATTTGTTTGTCTTTCATAGGATCATAAGAATGCCACACGTCTTTTTAGACACCAATCTTCttatgcaaaaataaaaaaatggccCCTAGAAAGTGAATGTGCAAGAGTGCGAGACATTGTTGAAAACTTAGGTTTGTATGATGGCGTTCAAAACTCCGTGATTGCATATGACAAGGATGCAATATCATGTTTTACTGAGGGGTTTTACGGCGAAGTCGATGCTTTCCAATTCCCTTTTGGCGAGATGGCGTTGATACCCGAAGACGCAGAACAGATTATAGGATTGCAGGTTGAGGGGAAATCCAAGGGTGACAAGTTCAAGAAAAACCTAgattggaaaaaaaatatatgaattGGCGGAGAAGTTGTTTGGATGGGATGAAAAGACGACGTATGACCTTTTTGTGAAGGGAAAGAAGTACCCAAAGAAAGAGTTTAAAATTAAGTAAATTAGGAAGATGTATGCGGGGTCACTTGAGAAAGACAGAGACAATGAACTACTCTATGAGAAGGAAGTTCGTGCGACGGCAGCGACATACTTCTTGTATGTCCTTGCTTCGGTTATATTTATCGATAGCAAAGGAAACAAAGTCAGCGTCAACcttcttcaacttttggttccaTTGGAAGAGGTGAGTAAGTATTCATGGGGGACTGCCATAGTAGCACATTTGAACGCTCAGCTGGCAAAGGCTTCCCGGGAACGAACTTCTCAAATGAACGGGAATTTGGCTTTACTTCAGGTAATTTGAGTTATCAAATTTGTTCGTTGTTTGTAATATttgttgttttatatttttatatttaactttcttttattgttttaataTTTCAGGTGTGGATTTACGAGCATTTCCGCTCATTGATCAAAGACGATGGATACATCCAATTGGAGCCAACATGGAACAACACTAAACCAAGAGGAACTCGATACAAGTACAGTGGAAGTCAAGATAAGGAGGAAACTCAAAATTTGAAGTTGTTAGCCATGCGCCAAAAATTGGACAACATGACAGGAAAAGAGGTAAACTTTGATCCCTATAAGGAAGATAGAGTAGGAGGACTCCTAGATCTTGCATATTACCATGACCCTTTGTTTTACCCTTATAGATACTCAATGAACAATCCGAATAGAGTAATGCATCAGCTTGGGTATATTCAAGATTCACCTGATGAAGATTATGTACCACCGTTCAAATATAAGTTAAAGAAATGCAAGGCGCACAAAAAGGCGTTGGTTGTTGTTTACGAACCTGAGCCTAAGACTGAGAATTAGAATAATAGGAATTTGGCTACTAGTAAGGTAGACATCTCTTGGTGGGAGCATGTTAATGAAGGTCACGAGGTAAGCGATGATTACATGCCATGGTATGAAGGCTTCTCCCGCGGTCGGGTGATAAGGATTGATCAGACTACGGGTAGGAGGAGAAACAAAGGCTTCTTCCTTTGCTTCTACGACCGACACTAGAGATGAATCTTCCATCCTTAAGCTTGTGGTAAGTACTTATTTTTCGAATTGTGTTAATCATTTACATACAATTTTAATTATGTTAATCTTAATCGGTATTTGAATGCAAACAGAGGGAACGGGTGAAGATTTTTATGAAGTCATTTTGTTGCAAAGCGGACAAAGGAAAAGTGATAGAACCTGAGCAAATTCGTATGTACGCTGAGTACTGCCAACACATTGAAAATCCACAAGAAAATAAAATGTTTGTTGATCTAGCAAAGCAATGTAAGAGGAAAAGGAGAACAGCTAGCCAACTAAGACAAGAACGTGCAGAAAAGGGTGAAGGAAAGGAAGATGGTGATGATCAAGCTAGTGGAGAAGAAGCTGGTTCTCCAAGGGGAAGTCCTGGAAAAGGTCCTTCAAAGAAAAGCTGCACATCATCAAGTCAGGGAAGCCAGAGAGGTCAAGGCGGAGGTAGAGGCCGAGGTCGAGGTGGTAGTCGTGGGTGAGGAGAAATTATGTCTAGAACTTTAAAGTGTATGATTTAACATCtagaacttatgtcttttagtatTGTCGACTTTAACTTACGTCTTTCTTAGATACAATTATTTTCTGTAGTTTGTACTATCGGTATCTTATGTTAATTATATTTACAACTATGTTTAGAAGTTGTTGTGCTTATATGAATGTTAAAATGATGTGAAAATCCGAAAAATATGCCAACTTTTTATTTGAGTCAGCAGCAAATGTTTTGCAGATGAACGACTCTAAATTTGAGTGTTAGAGTCGTCACCAAAAGTTTTGCAGATCAACGACTCAAAACCTATGGTAATGAAGTGAATGTTAGAGTCGTCAAGACAATTTTTGAAGACCAACGACTCAGGGTAGGCCAAACCACCAACTCTGTTTGATTTTATTAAAGGGTCGTTGACATTTATATAAAAAGTGAACGACTCTGAATTGACGATCCATCTGTTAAATTTGACGACTCTTCGATGAATTTGAACCACAACGGAGGATTAGTATGGGTAATCTAGAATCTGACACATCAAGTGTTCATCGATAAACCTCCTTGCACGTCGGTACAACatcgtatattctttgtggtaAATGAACTTTGTTTCCCCATTACGAATCCTCCATATCccattgaaacgttccagctgaaatcatgtgaattcttaaatgttagtatgcgAAGTTTTAACGATGCCATAAGTATAAATATTAtcggattactcactttttctcTAAGAGGAGCTTTTGGATGATgttggtacaccatatttctaactttaacatactctcgcattgcactttttatgtagttgaatcgaaatGCTAAGTCTCGCCATTTGCGGCTATTCGGATTCCcggtacgcccgtaaaagaactctttaactctcttccaaaatattgagtagatttcattcggacgttcacggaacgtattagcaaacgatTTCACAAGACACAAATCTTCATAAGGTTCCCATTCCGCCATTGCTATTGAAAGTTTATGTACTTTGGTAGAAAATGGATGTTTTTTGGCAATTTTTTCATGAGAAGAGGGTGCTATTATATAGAAGAAAATTCCAACGGTCGGAGTTTTTGAAATCCTCACTCGGGGTTGTTAggatataaataaaataaataacgaCTTCATAGGAATAGTAGCATCGGAAAATCCGTACACTTGGGGTCGTTAGGATATAAATTAACAATGTTTGACTCGTCATTGTACtacctatataaaggataacGACACTTACTAGAAACTTGGAAATAATAGCATATGAATAAATTTTTATGTTGCATTACAGTTGATCTACattacatgttattctttttctttGTGCGAGAGGCAACTATCATTGCGGCTTCGATGTGATAAAACTGCTCTCCTCTCCATTTGGTATATGCAACTTGGGACGCATGTCTATCTCATTTGTACCTATTGAGAAACTCGTTGTACTTGGTGCACAATTTCATAACGTGAATTGTCCTATCACGAATGTAGGACGGTAGATAATCATAGCGTAGTTTCTTGTAGTAATTGACGAAAGGACTCCAACCAACTTGAGTCAAAAATATACTCTCATCTTGATGTTCTGCGGGAATATTTTTCACGATGTAATAGTTTTtaacccattcggtctcttcctcgacTTGCTTGAATACTTCCCGGAGATGTGCTTGTTCTTTTCCTCGTTTTTCAGCCTCGCGCATCTCCTCTTCTTCCTTCGTAGGATATGGCGTAAAATTGTATGGTTTTTTAGTAGGTCGCATGTTTCTTTtgcgtatctcttcttccattgccaatattgatttggttggtcacttgcatcttctaagtatgaTTTCAATTGAATTGGTAGTTGATGACGAACTTTCCATTGAGAAAATGATATACTTTGAttgttttaagttctattaaacaGTTAATGGTTGAATCTTTATATAGAAAATAgcccaacggctatttttttggGAAATAGTATCTCCAGAAAGAGCCGTTGAAGGTATATTTATGGAATCGTTAGAGTTGAGTTTATGTAAACTAACGACCCTGTTTCAAATAAATCTCTGGCATACCAACATCCAGGAGTCGTTAGTTTATTGATAATCAGTTAACGACTTCGACAATCTATGATAAGAGTCGTTCATTTTTTAATGGGACCGATAATGACCCATAATTatcaaaacatccaggagaccctCGTTTATGGTCTGACAGAGTCGTTAGTTTATTGATAATCAGTTAACGACTTCGACAATCTATGATAAGAGTCGTTCATTTTTTAATGGGCCCGATAACGATCGTTAATTTCCAAAACATGCAGGAGACCATCACATTTGGACTATATGGGTCGTTTATGTATATGAATACTTACCTAACGACTCAAGTTTATAAGGCAAGAGTCGTTATCCTAAATTGCTTAAATGTAAACGACCATAGTATTAGTGATAATATAAACATCCAAAAAATATGCTTCACAATAGTAAGCTCCAAAAAAAAACAACTCCTTCCACATTTAGTCGCACATGTCAACGTGTTCAGGAATTGTACTTGGTGTTCCTTCCAAAGCATTCCACATGTTCATTCCATACTCGTACTGGTGTGTCCATTCCTTGGTGTAGTCTCCCCAATAACCATAGGCCACCCGTGGTAGAGGACATTCTTCGGAAATCTTCAAACCTATGTAATGGTTATCGTTGACATGTGCTATTACAATACTTCTTTTCTTTATCGCCGCCTCACACCTAGTTCTTGAGGGTACGTACATACAAGAGCCACCCGGAAAGCTTTTGCTGAATACAATCACAACACAAGTGAATGTGCCCGCTAAAAGTTGACCGCCAAAAGGCATTTTCATCCAAAACTTATAACCGGCCGTCTTCGACCCCTTCCGCCATTTCACGTTAGATACCAACTCTTTGAACTTCAATTCTTTCTCTTTTGAATCCCCTTGCATGATCATGGTTAAATAGAGTTGATTTTCCTCCACAAGTTTAGCCGCCATTCTTATTCTTGCATATTCGATTTGGGTGAGGTTGAGTTCGTCGGCTTGCTCGAAATTCCCTAATTGTTCGGTTTCCACATGGTAACCACAATCCCCATCCCCATCAACGTCGTTGGTGGATATAAGGTGATCTAAGATGACATAAGGAATTTGGCCGGTATACTCTTTGTACAAAGTGTAAGCAACACGATGTGGTCTTCCTTGCGAATCCCTAGGTGTCTTAGGATTACACTTTATTCCTCTTATCGTCACCATACCACTAGTTTGGCTTTGCTGGGTACCGACCGCATGCTCAATAATATCCATATCttcattttcttgcatttttgACCGACCTCGTTTCTTAGGAATTAAAGAATTTTCGTACTCCTCATATTCCGCCTGGACATGCTCATGACGTGATAGGTGTCTATCGAAACCATTGTCATTGTTAACAGTTTCTCTAAATGACATTTTAGTTGTTGGTCTTCCgggtggtttttgtttgattggctCTTCTTCAAACCCCAAGCTCTTACGGGCGGCCGACCACAAGTTAGCAACCAAAATGCGTCTTCCTGCACAATTCATTTTTCGGTGTTTTTCGTTAATGTACTTGCCAATCTCCAAGTCTCCAAATTCTTCATCGGCTAAACCCGTGGGCTTTGGGATGAATTAAAGTTGCTGCCCGAATGGATCGATATTTTCAAGAGGAATGGAACCT
This genomic stretch from Papaver somniferum cultivar HN1 chromosome 5, ASM357369v1, whole genome shotgun sequence harbors:
- the LOC113279714 gene encoding secreted acidic protein 1A-like, whose protein sequence is MAPIRSKNKKDKLALVTPPSRAPRNTKYLNAGLLQGKTPSEVALLIREPRDPCDDSSELSSSSSPVISATGSIEEEVAEHEEIALGGEYVAYDDDDGDDGDDGNSGDGGDGGNHGNEVEEIQEDDDEGNDDDDDDDEDEDGNGGASGDEEGDEDDDNDENGLYDGVQNSVIAYDKDAISCFTEGFYGEVDAFQFPFGEMALIPEDAEQIIGLQVEGKSKGDKFKKNLDWKKNI